In a single window of the Zea mays cultivar B73 chromosome 5, Zm-B73-REFERENCE-NAM-5.0, whole genome shotgun sequence genome:
- the LOC103628259 gene encoding transcriptional regulator SUPERMAN: MDERESRKKQQLSSWMSSCGFTAWPPRSYPCSFCRREFRSAQALGGHMNVHRRDRARLTHGSPPPPPPPPPPSRAPPAMIPNLNYPPPSSSSSTNKKLLDAPSSIEMELELELGVGVACSSDCNTAGAATCCTTTSTTPAAAGGGPEDDRALDLELRLGSVSSPSFHHTRAYDP; the protein is encoded by the coding sequence ATGGATGAGAGGGAGAGCAGGAAGAAGCAGCAGCTGTCGTCATGGATGAGCAGCTGCGGCTTCACTGCTTGGCCACCGCGATCCTACCCCTGCAGCTTCTGCAGGAGGGAGTTCAGGTCGGCGCAGGCGCTCGGAGGACACATGAATGTCCACAGGAGGGACAGGGCAAGGCTCACGCATGGctcacctcctcctcctccaccaccaccaccaccgtccAGGGCACCGCCGGCGATGATTCCCAACCTCAACTACCCGccacccagcagcagcagtagcaccaATAAGAAGCTCCTTGACGCTCCGTCGTCCATAGAGATGGAGCTAGAGTTGGAGCTGGGGGTTGGAGTGGCGTGCAGCAGCGACTGCAACACAGCTGGTGCAGCCACTTGTTGTACTACTACAAGTACAACCCCGGCAGCGGCAGGTGGTGGCCCGGAGGATGACCGTGCCCTCGACCTTGAGCTCAGGCTGGGTAGTGTCTCTTCTCCATCCTTCCATCACACACGCGCATACGACCCATGA